GACAATATAGGCCTCAAGCGATTCGGGGTTATGATCGAAGGCCCGGAGGCGGCCGCAGAGGCGATTGCATGGGCTGACCTACTGTTTGTCACCGGCACCATCCTGGTCAACGACACCGTTGATCGTTTTCTAAATCAAAAGCCGGTCCTCTTCTATGGAACCACCATCGCCGGGGCAGCCCGCCTCATGGGCTGGGAACGGTTTTGCGCCTGCGGTGAATAAGGGGCTTAATCAGGCAGCATGGCCACCACCCGCGCCGGTGCGCCGCTGCCGCCCTTGACCTTGAGGGGGAAGCAGGCCACCTTGAAACCAAAGGAAGGCAGGGGCGCCAGGTTTAGCAGGCGTTCGATCTGGGAGTATGAAACGTCCGCCTGATGCGCGGCCCAGAAAATACCTTCTTCCTGCCTGTTCACGGCCTCCTTTGCCTGCCGATTCAAGGGGCAATCCCACCCCCAGGCGTCAATCCCCATGACCCGGATACCCTGGTCATACAGCCAGCGCGTCGCTTCGGCGGTAACACCGCATCCTTTGAACATATAGTCAGGCTGACCGTAAAATTCATCACGCCCGGTGCGCACCAGGACAATGTCCAGCGGTTTCAGTGTATAACCGATACGGCTTAATTCCTGCTGGACTTCCTTCACTGTGACCGGATCGCCGTCGGCCTTGTGTTTCATCTCCAGGACAAGGCCGTCATTAAAGAACCACTCCAGCGGCAGTTCGTCCACTGTCTGCGCTGGCTGACCCTGGATCCGGCTGTTATAATGCCAGGGCGCGTCAATGTGTGTGCTGCCATGAGTGCTAAAGCGAGTGAACTCTTCAACCGCCCAGCCTTCACCCCGGCGGAGCAGGTTTGAAGGGACTTTGAACATGGACTCGATCATCTTTGCGCCCTCGGAGTGATCATGGTAGGTGATTTCCAGATCAGGCCCGGTGGCAATGGTGGTGGAAAGGTCAATGAATCGCATGAGTTCATACCTCCCGCAGGCAGGTGAATACTGGCCAAAGTGTAAAACACCGCCCTTTTTTTACGTCTTTCGTTTCCAGGTCCATTTTTTTACGCTCTCCTTGAGGTCCCGGTAGCCAGCTCCCTGGGAGACGGCTTTTAAACATTCTTCAGGATTGACCACCGTGCTTCCGGCCAGGACATCCACGCCGTAACGCCAGAGGACCGGGCTGGCCGGAGTGCTGGGGCCCATCATCGCTGTGAAAGGCTGACGGCAGAGCGGGAGCATGTCATGG
The nucleotide sequence above comes from Deltaproteobacteria bacterium. Encoded proteins:
- a CDS encoding cyclase family protein, whose translation is MRFIDLSTTIATGPDLEITYHDHSEGAKMIESMFKVPSNLLRRGEGWAVEEFTRFSTHGSTHIDAPWHYNSRIQGQPAQTVDELPLEWFFNDGLVLEMKHKADGDPVTVKEVQQELSRIGYTLKPLDIVLVRTGRDEFYGQPDYMFKGCGVTAEATRWLYDQGIRVMGIDAWGWDCPLNRQAKEAVNRQEEGIFWAAHQADVSYSQIERLLNLAPLPSFGFKVACFPLKVKGGSGAPARVVAMLPD